A stretch of Brassica rapa cultivar Chiifu-401-42 chromosome A08, CAAS_Brap_v3.01, whole genome shotgun sequence DNA encodes these proteins:
- the LOC103833345 gene encoding cellulose synthase-like protein B6 isoform X2 produces MTVSSSSFPPLCEKISHTSFFLRVVDLTILGLLFSLLLYRILHMRENDNVWLVAFLCESGFTFIWLIITCIKWSPAEDKPYPNRLDERICDLPSVDMFVPTANPVREPPIIVANTVLSLLALNYPANKLACYVSDDGCSPLTYFSLKETFKFAKIWVPFCKKYNVRVRAPFRYFLNPLVAAYDSEFRKDWKMTKREYEKLRRKVEDSTGDSFLLDGDDELETFSNAKPNNHSTIVKVVWENKGGVGDEKEVPHLVYISREKRPDYVHHYKSGAMNFLLRVSGLMTNAPYMLNVDCDMYANEADVVRQAMCVFLQKSKSPDRCAFVQFPQEFYDSNSDELAVVQSYLGRGVAGIQGPLYCGSGCFHTRRVMYGLSPDNLENNGDLSSSATIEFLDEDSLARKFGSSKELVISIVEALQGKSNPKTSLTDFIEAAQMVGHCHYEHQTNWGKTLGCLYDSVAEDMNTSIGIHLRGWSSSYICPDPPAFLGSTPSVGFEAIVQQRRWGTGAIEVLFNKQSPLRGMFSSKIRFRQRLAYLWVLMCLRSIPELFYCLLPAYCLLRNTALYPKGPCLAITVTIVVMHCLYTLWQFINNGFSVRSWYVSQSLWRILATCGWLFSIHDILLKLLGISNVGFVVAKKTTPKTMPISGCDRRVDDYLDGLVLLDSFFIQ; encoded by the exons ATGACGGTTTCAAGCTCTTCTTTCCCTCCTCTTTGCGAAAAGATCTCTCACACCAGCTTTTTCTTAAGAGTTGTGGATCTCACCATTTTGGgtcttctcttttctcttcttttgtaCCGAATCCTACATATGAGAGAGAACGACAATGTTTGGCTCGTCGCTTTCCTCTGTGAATCTGGTTTCACATTCATATGGCTGATTATTACCTGCATAAAATGGAGTCCCGCTGAAGATAAACCCTATCCAAATAGACTTGATGAAAG GATTTGTGACCTTCCTTCGGTAGATATGTTCGTGCCCACTGCCAATCCTGTTAGAGAACCGCCAATAATTGTTGCGAACACCGTGCTTTCGCTGCTAGCTTTGAATTATCCAGCGAATAAGCTAGCATGTTATGTGTCGGACGATGGATGTTCACCTCTCACTTACTTCTCTCTCAAGGAAACTTTTAAGTTCGCCAAGATTTGGGTTCCCTTCTGCAAGAAATACAACGTTAGAGTTAGAGCTCCTTTTAGATATTTCTTAAACCCTTTGGTCGCAGCATACGATTCAGAGTTCAGGAAAGACTGGAAAATGACGAAG AGGGAGTACGAGAAGTTAAGGCGGAAAGTTGAAGATTCCACCGGAGACTCCTTCTTGTTGGACGGGGACGATGAATTGGAAACCTTCTCAAACGCAAAACCAAATAATCATTCAACTATAGTTAAG GTCGTATGGGAGAATAAGGGAGGTGTAGGAGACGAGAAAGAAGTCCCTCATCTTGTATACATATCAAGGGAGAAAAGACCGGATTACGTTCATCACTACAAATCTGGAGCCATGAACTTTCTG TTAAGAGTATCAGGATTGATGACAAATGCACCATACATGTTGAATGTAGACTGCGACATGTATGCCAATGAAGCAGATGTGGTGCGACAAGCAATGTGTGTATTTTTACAAAAGTCAAAGAGTCCAGACCGTTGTGCTTTTGTTCAGTTCCCTCAAGAGTTCTATGATTCTAactccgacgaactagccgtcgTACAATCA TATTTGGGAAGAGGTGTTGCAGGAATCCAAGGACCGCTATATTGTGGCTCAGGATGCTTCCATACTAGAAGAGTTATGTACGGTTTATCTCCAGATAATTTGGAAAATAACGGAGATCTTTCGTCGTCTGCTACAA TAGAGTTTTTGGATGAGGATAGTTTAGCGAGGAAATTTGGGAGTTCTAAAGAGTTGGTCATATCGATTGTGGAAGCATTACAAGGAAAATCAAATCCCAAAACTAGCCTTACAGACTTCATAGAAGCGGCTCAAATGGTGGGGCATTGTCACTACGAGCACCAAACCAATTGGGGGAAAACT CTCGGTTGTTTATACGATTCTGTGGCGGAAGATATGAACACAAGTATTGGAATCCATTTGAGAGGATGGAGTAGCTCATACATTTGTCCGGATCCACCTGCGTTTCTTGGATCTACGCCGTCGGTGGGATTTGAGGCGATAGTACAGCAGCGGCGATGGGGGACGGGAGCGATCGAAGTCCTTTTTAACAAGCAAAGTCCGTTAAGAGGAATGTTTAGCAGCAAAATAAGATTCCGACAACGATTAGCTTATCTTTGGGTTCTAATGTGTCTAAGGTCAATCCCTGAGCTATTTTATTGTCTCTTGCCTGCGTATTGCCTGCTTCGCAACACGGCCTTATATCCCAAG GGACCTTGTCTAGCCATAACTGTCACAATTGTGGTGATGCACTGCCTCTATACTCTATGGCAATTTATCAACAATGGTTTTTCAGTACGATCGTGGTATGTCTCCCAGTCACTTTGGAGGATTCTAGCCACTTGTGGTTGGTTATTTAGCATCCATGATATCCTACTTAAACTTCTTGGAATCTCGAATGTCGGGTTCGTAGTTGCTAAAAAGACTACCCCAAAGACCATGCCAATATCCGG GTGTGATAGACGAGTTGATGATTATTTGGATGGATTGGTGCTACTGGACAGTTTTTTCATTCAGTGA
- the LOC103833345 gene encoding cellulose synthase-like protein B6 isoform X1, whose protein sequence is MTVSSSSFPPLCEKISHTSFFLRVVDLTILGLLFSLLLYRILHMRENDNVWLVAFLCESGFTFIWLIITCIKWSPAEDKPYPNRLDERICDLPSVDMFVPTANPVREPPIIVANTVLSLLALNYPANKLACYVSDDGCSPLTYFSLKETFKFAKIWVPFCKKYNVRVRAPFRYFLNPLVAAYDSEFRKDWKMTKREYEKLRRKVEDSTGDSFLLDGDDELETFSNAKPNNHSTIVKVVWENKGGVGDEKEVPHLVYISREKRPDYVHHYKSGAMNFLLRVSGLMTNAPYMLNVDCDMYANEADVVRQAMCVFLQKSKSPDRCAFVQFPQEFYDSNSDELAVVQSYLGRGVAGIQGPLYCGSGCFHTRRVMYGLSPDNLENNGDLSSSATIEFLDEDSLARKFGSSKELVISIVEALQGKSNPKTSLTDFIEAAQMVGHCHYEHQTNWGKTLGCLYDSVAEDMNTSIGIHLRGWSSSYICPDPPAFLGSTPSVGFEAIVQQRRWGTGAIEVLFNKQSPLRGMFSSKIRFRQRLAYLWVLMCLRSIPELFYCLLPAYCLLRNTALYPKGPCLAITVTIVVMHCLYTLWQFINNGFSVRSWYVSQSLWRILATCGWLFSIHDILLKLLGISNVGFVVAKKTTPKTMPISGYEPIQRQDDGPNSCYIHKFEFDNSCHFVPGTFIMLVNMAALASNFVGLQRSCCHHEGGRSGLAENCACILVILLFLPFLKGLFAKGKYGIPLSTLSKAAVLAMIFVVFAVGY, encoded by the exons ATGACGGTTTCAAGCTCTTCTTTCCCTCCTCTTTGCGAAAAGATCTCTCACACCAGCTTTTTCTTAAGAGTTGTGGATCTCACCATTTTGGgtcttctcttttctcttcttttgtaCCGAATCCTACATATGAGAGAGAACGACAATGTTTGGCTCGTCGCTTTCCTCTGTGAATCTGGTTTCACATTCATATGGCTGATTATTACCTGCATAAAATGGAGTCCCGCTGAAGATAAACCCTATCCAAATAGACTTGATGAAAG GATTTGTGACCTTCCTTCGGTAGATATGTTCGTGCCCACTGCCAATCCTGTTAGAGAACCGCCAATAATTGTTGCGAACACCGTGCTTTCGCTGCTAGCTTTGAATTATCCAGCGAATAAGCTAGCATGTTATGTGTCGGACGATGGATGTTCACCTCTCACTTACTTCTCTCTCAAGGAAACTTTTAAGTTCGCCAAGATTTGGGTTCCCTTCTGCAAGAAATACAACGTTAGAGTTAGAGCTCCTTTTAGATATTTCTTAAACCCTTTGGTCGCAGCATACGATTCAGAGTTCAGGAAAGACTGGAAAATGACGAAG AGGGAGTACGAGAAGTTAAGGCGGAAAGTTGAAGATTCCACCGGAGACTCCTTCTTGTTGGACGGGGACGATGAATTGGAAACCTTCTCAAACGCAAAACCAAATAATCATTCAACTATAGTTAAG GTCGTATGGGAGAATAAGGGAGGTGTAGGAGACGAGAAAGAAGTCCCTCATCTTGTATACATATCAAGGGAGAAAAGACCGGATTACGTTCATCACTACAAATCTGGAGCCATGAACTTTCTG TTAAGAGTATCAGGATTGATGACAAATGCACCATACATGTTGAATGTAGACTGCGACATGTATGCCAATGAAGCAGATGTGGTGCGACAAGCAATGTGTGTATTTTTACAAAAGTCAAAGAGTCCAGACCGTTGTGCTTTTGTTCAGTTCCCTCAAGAGTTCTATGATTCTAactccgacgaactagccgtcgTACAATCA TATTTGGGAAGAGGTGTTGCAGGAATCCAAGGACCGCTATATTGTGGCTCAGGATGCTTCCATACTAGAAGAGTTATGTACGGTTTATCTCCAGATAATTTGGAAAATAACGGAGATCTTTCGTCGTCTGCTACAA TAGAGTTTTTGGATGAGGATAGTTTAGCGAGGAAATTTGGGAGTTCTAAAGAGTTGGTCATATCGATTGTGGAAGCATTACAAGGAAAATCAAATCCCAAAACTAGCCTTACAGACTTCATAGAAGCGGCTCAAATGGTGGGGCATTGTCACTACGAGCACCAAACCAATTGGGGGAAAACT CTCGGTTGTTTATACGATTCTGTGGCGGAAGATATGAACACAAGTATTGGAATCCATTTGAGAGGATGGAGTAGCTCATACATTTGTCCGGATCCACCTGCGTTTCTTGGATCTACGCCGTCGGTGGGATTTGAGGCGATAGTACAGCAGCGGCGATGGGGGACGGGAGCGATCGAAGTCCTTTTTAACAAGCAAAGTCCGTTAAGAGGAATGTTTAGCAGCAAAATAAGATTCCGACAACGATTAGCTTATCTTTGGGTTCTAATGTGTCTAAGGTCAATCCCTGAGCTATTTTATTGTCTCTTGCCTGCGTATTGCCTGCTTCGCAACACGGCCTTATATCCCAAG GGACCTTGTCTAGCCATAACTGTCACAATTGTGGTGATGCACTGCCTCTATACTCTATGGCAATTTATCAACAATGGTTTTTCAGTACGATCGTGGTATGTCTCCCAGTCACTTTGGAGGATTCTAGCCACTTGTGGTTGGTTATTTAGCATCCATGATATCCTACTTAAACTTCTTGGAATCTCGAATGTCGGGTTCGTAGTTGCTAAAAAGACTACCCCAAAGACCATGCCAATATCCGGGTATGAACCAATCCAAAGACAAGATGATGGTCCAAACTCATGCTACATACATAAATTTGAGTTTGATAACTCGTGTCATTTCGTTCCTGGCACATTTATTATGTTGGTGAATATGGCCGCTCTAGCCAGTAATTTTGTGGGTCTACAGCGGTCATGTTGTCATCATGAAGGAGGTCGTTCGGGTTTGGCAGAGAATTGTGCATGTATTCTGGTGATTTTGCTGTTCCTGCCATTTCTAAAGGGTTTATTTGCGAAGGGAAAATATGGCATCCCGTTGTCTACCCTTTCCAAAGCTGCCGTTTTAGCAAtgatatttgttgtttttgctGTGGGATATTAG